Proteins encoded in a region of the Pieris rapae chromosome 10, ilPieRapa1.1, whole genome shotgun sequence genome:
- the LOC110997754 gene encoding uncharacterized protein LOC110997754 → MCEIQDYSIVHKDIYVSKYSGCSEMDLYITDSLQDMLDMDIKNEIATDLSSVTDFSDSLGLNFSEMPPLLDMDTDNSVTWLSNTSSSFVQNLDLYGSEADAVMVNPNSVMPSTFAETPVKSMVKEEASNLLLTSVVNNDLNMSTSPSPNEEKSHLTFSPNTIKVKQEPEDTSKKPDETPQMVIYVRKQDKNVVKDLLKDLDTSNVKLSTSISPLTRIKTNQPEIIKVNKNCPIINTSTKISQQIGTKTIISGNIHILDTKQSRTIIANKSQAAILIENSLSNRQIIKTSVGGSYMDSQAKYVNTSKNTTSEFPKPAYSYSCLIAMALKNSRTGSLPVSEIYNFMCQHFPYFKTAPNGWKNSVRHNLSLNKCFEKIEKPSSNGSQRKGCLWAMNPSKVGKMDEEVQKWSRKDPQAIKKAMVYPESLEALERGEMKYSGFGSDTEAEDDADVDVDPLLDPDLEIDPEVKEEVDDDTLVEQEVSEEELEVEEVVEGTGMIGGTCRLLAAAPHYSDDYDQIEILDRSYEEIELDVTKPVKLDLSFEEDYSIQPAKKAKSSFIYKPMGSQSHTNRRKTPLVNRVALV, encoded by the exons ATGTGTGAAATTCAGGATTACTCTATAGTGCATAAGGATATTTATGTCAGTAAATATTCG GGGTGCTCCGAAATGGACTTATACATCACCGATTCCCTCCAGGACATGCTGGACATGGATATAAAGAATGAAATAGCTACGGATTTGAGTAGCGTAACTGATTTTTCT GATTCGTTAGGATTAAATTTCTCAGAAATGCCACCCTTACTAGACATGGACACAGATAACTCGGTCACGTGGCTCAGCAATACTTCGTCCAGTTTTGTACAGAATCTAGATTTATATGGCTCCGAAGCGGATGCCGTGATGGTCAATCCAAACTCAGTGATGCCATCGACCTTTGCAGAAACCCCCGTAAAGAGTATGGTGAAGGAGGAAGCGTCGAACTTACTATTAACGTCAGTTGTGAACAACGATCTAAATATGAGCACGTCACCAAGTCCAAACGAAGAGAAAAGCCACCTAACATTCTCCCCAAACACAATTAAAGTAAAGCAAGAGCCCGAAGACACATCAAAGAAGCCGGACGAAACACCGCAGATGGTTATCTACGTACGAAAACAAGACAAGAACGTCGTCAAGGACTTATTAAAAGACTTAGATACGAGCAATGTCAAACTGAGCACGTCAATATCGCCACTCAcacgaataaaaacaaatcaacCAGAGATAATCAAAGTCAACAAGAACTGCCCGATAATCAATACTAGCACGAAAATATCCCAACAGATCGGTACCAAGACGATAATATCGGGgaacatacatatattggaCACGAAGCAATCTAGGACAATTATAGCGAATAAGAGCCAGGCGGcgattttaattgaaaattcatTGAGCAATaggcaaataattaaaacttcggTGGGAGGCTCCTATATGGATAGTCAAgcgaaatatgtaaatactagTAAAAATACCACGAGCGAGTTTCCTAAGCCCGCGTATTCCTACTCTTGCTTAATAGCCATGGCGCTGAAGAACTCGAGGACTGGCAGCTTACCGGTTTCcgagatttataattttatgtg CCAACACTTCCCCTACTTCAAAACGGCGCCAAACGGTTGGAAGAATTCGGTCAGACATAACTTAAGTTTGAATAAATGTTTCGAGAAAATCGAAAAGCCTTCGAGTAACGGAAGCCAACGTAAAG gttgttTATGGGCCATGAATCCATCGAAAGTTGGCAAAATGGACGAAGAAGTACAGAAATGGTCTCGGAAGGATCCACAAGCTATTAAGAAGGCTATGGTTTATCCCG AAAGCTTAGAAGCCCTAGAACGCGGAGAGATGAAGTACTCGGGCTTCGGGAGTGACACGGAGGCGGAGGACGACGCCGACGTGGATGTGGACCCGCTCCTTGACCCTGACCTCGAGATTGACCCTGAGGTCAAAGAGGAGGTTGATGACGATACACTTGTCGAAcag GAGGTATCAGAAGAAGAGTTGGAAGTAGAAGAAGTGGTAGAGGGCACGGGGATGATCGGAGGCACTTGCAGACTTCTCGCCGCCGCCCCGCACTACTCCGACGACTACGATCAGATAGAg atATTAGATCGGTCATATGAAGAAATCGAGTTGGACGTGACGAAGCCCGTGAAATTAGATTTGTCTTTTGAGGAGGATTATTCGA tccAACCAGCGAAAAAGGCAAAAAGCAGCTTCATCTACAAGCCAATGGGCTCTCAATCCCACACGAACAGACGAAAAACTCCACTCGTCAACAGAGTGGCTTTAGTTTAA